A stretch of the Proteus sp. ZN5 genome encodes the following:
- a CDS encoding helix-turn-helix transcriptional regulator, giving the protein MSIAKRTKDKRIALGLTQSELATLASTTQQSIEQLESGKTKRPRFLPELAKALSCDLTWLLEGEEQSNVNSEIPPENEWQPVSEWDSNTPLGADEVEIPYFKSIELAAGDGCCTNEDHNGYKLRFSKSTLRRYGASSQNVICFSVYGDSMSPVIPNGSTVTVDTGNTRIVDGGIYAIEQDALFRIKLLYRQPGGKLIIRSYNKDEFPDESAETDSVKIMGRIIHWSVMAW; this is encoded by the coding sequence ATGTCTATTGCGAAACGTACCAAAGATAAACGCATTGCGTTAGGTTTAACACAATCAGAGCTTGCTACTTTAGCAAGTACAACACAGCAATCCATAGAACAGCTAGAAAGTGGTAAAACTAAACGTCCCCGTTTTTTACCTGAATTAGCAAAAGCATTAAGTTGTGATTTAACTTGGCTACTCGAAGGTGAAGAACAATCCAATGTGAATTCTGAAATTCCACCAGAGAATGAATGGCAACCAGTGAGTGAATGGGACAGTAATACTCCTTTGGGTGCTGATGAAGTGGAAATTCCCTATTTTAAAAGTATCGAACTCGCAGCAGGTGATGGTTGTTGTACTAACGAAGATCATAATGGATATAAATTGAGATTTTCAAAAAGCACACTACGCCGTTATGGCGCATCTTCTCAAAACGTTATTTGCTTTTCTGTTTATGGCGATAGTATGTCACCTGTTATTCCAAATGGCTCAACAGTCACTGTCGATACAGGTAACACACGTATTGTTGATGGTGGCATTTATGCTATCGAACAAGATGCCTTATTTAGAATAAAACTACTCTACCGTCAACCTGGCGGTAAATTGATTATACGTAGCTATAATAAAGACGAGTTTCCTGATGAATCTGCAGAAACTGATTCTGTAAAAATTATGGGGCGTATTATCCATTGGTCAGTAATGGCTTGGTAA
- a CDS encoding DUF4822 domain-containing protein, protein MKIKSLIAISLLSASFSLFATENSTSSTNIQAQGVIQAQKELNDYEKIMIEKVWVTTDAVDEKGNKTSSDNTQVSNYFGFAEYYPNGTFIMFTPEGKQKMQGDWSMSDDGKLRTLVAKDTEGKTLFTRDVENITVKNDEYTYRIYPNADDRNTYFDIIHHVKK, encoded by the coding sequence ATGAAAATAAAATCACTTATCGCAATCTCATTATTAAGCGCTAGCTTTTCTCTTTTTGCCACAGAGAATTCAACATCATCTACCAATATTCAAGCTCAAGGCGTTATTCAGGCTCAAAAAGAGCTTAATGACTATGAGAAAATCATGATAGAAAAAGTCTGGGTAACTACAGATGCGGTCGATGAAAAAGGTAATAAAACAAGTTCAGACAATACACAAGTAAGCAATTATTTTGGCTTTGCTGAATATTACCCAAATGGCACATTTATTATGTTTACACCAGAAGGTAAACAAAAAATGCAAGGTGACTGGTCAATGTCAGATGATGGTAAATTACGTACCTTAGTTGCTAAAGATACGGAAGGTAAAACACTATTCACCCGAGATGTAGAAAATATCACAGTTAAAAATGACGAGTATACCTATCGTATTTATCCAAATGCTGATGATCGTAATACCTATTTCGATATTATTCATCACGTTAAAAAATAA
- a CDS encoding RNA ligase family protein: protein MNNQSQKYDRTYHYPFSPGTTNDDRINAQWWQDICQIKQLIHTEKLDGENNCLNKMGVFARSHATPAQSAWTSQLRQRWQMMKNDLGELDIFGENLYAIHSIEYAHLEEYFYVFAVRYKDKWLSWEEVQFYASLFDLPTVPEIKLPECQDKTDFENMIVSQAKQASFFQSQDVLTQKPSPMEGIVTRDAQSFSLDDFSHRVFKYVRKDHVKTDVHWKKNWRRAPLIWEKTQESQ from the coding sequence ATGAATAATCAATCACAAAAATATGATAGAACCTATCATTATCCTTTTTCACCAGGCACAACAAATGACGATCGTATAAATGCGCAATGGTGGCAGGATATTTGCCAAATAAAACAACTTATCCATACAGAAAAACTGGATGGAGAAAATAATTGCCTAAATAAAATGGGGGTTTTTGCTCGCTCGCATGCAACCCCAGCTCAATCAGCGTGGACATCTCAATTGCGTCAACGTTGGCAAATGATGAAAAACGATTTAGGTGAGTTAGATATTTTTGGTGAAAATCTATATGCCATTCATTCTATTGAATATGCACATTTAGAAGAATATTTTTATGTGTTTGCCGTTCGTTATAAAGATAAATGGCTAAGTTGGGAAGAAGTACAGTTTTATGCTTCTCTCTTTGATCTGCCAACGGTGCCAGAAATTAAACTGCCTGAATGTCAGGATAAAACTGATTTTGAAAATATGATTGTTTCACAAGCCAAGCAAGCAAGTTTTTTTCAATCACAAGATGTTTTAACGCAAAAACCAAGCCCAATGGAAGGCATTGTTACACGAGATGCTCAGTCATTTTCTTTAGATGATTTTTCACATCGTGTTTTTAAATATGTTAGAAAAGACCATGTTAAAACAGATGTTCATTGGAAAAAAAATTGGCGACGAGCGCCTTTAATTTGGGAAAAAACACAGGAGTCTCAATGA
- a CDS encoding AAA family ATPase, translating to MMLHKKLHTEMSWEHLCELYDEISDMAGVMQDPIHHAEGDVAIHTQRVINSVKSLPEYETLTEREQQILWISALLHDVEKRSTTREEEGRIVSPGHARKGELTTRLFLYEKVPLNFADREQIAALVRFHGLPLWVMDKPDPKKALLAASLRVDCYLLALLAKADVLGRDCEDEQALFDKIALFILYCEELNCWRRAAPFSSDNARFHYFYTENSTDCNYEPYPEKGSEVTILCGLPGMGKDTFIRQHCADIPIVSLDDLRRQHNIKPDNRDANGWIAQQAKEQARIYLREHKPFVWNATNITRKMRDQLISLFYRYNAKVTLVYIEVPYAQWQRQNNARNEAVPTKVMERMLSKLEVPTPEEAHKVIYWIEGQSQSIL from the coding sequence ATGATGCTTCATAAGAAATTACACACTGAAATGTCATGGGAACACCTTTGTGAACTGTATGATGAAATTAGTGATATGGCAGGTGTTATGCAAGATCCTATTCATCATGCAGAAGGTGATGTAGCGATACATACACAAAGAGTAATCAATTCAGTTAAATCATTACCAGAATATGAAACGTTAACTGAAAGAGAACAGCAGATTTTATGGATCTCGGCACTTCTTCATGATGTAGAAAAGCGTTCTACAACACGAGAAGAAGAGGGGCGAATTGTTTCACCGGGTCATGCACGTAAAGGTGAATTGACAACGCGTCTTTTTCTATATGAAAAAGTACCTTTAAATTTTGCTGATAGAGAGCAGATTGCGGCTTTAGTTCGTTTTCATGGACTACCGCTGTGGGTAATGGATAAACCGGATCCTAAAAAAGCACTGCTTGCTGCATCATTAAGAGTAGATTGCTATTTATTGGCATTATTGGCTAAAGCTGATGTTTTAGGGCGAGATTGTGAAGATGAGCAGGCACTTTTTGATAAAATTGCGTTATTTATCCTTTATTGCGAAGAGCTAAATTGTTGGCGTAGAGCAGCTCCATTTTCTTCAGATAATGCTCGTTTTCACTATTTTTATACAGAGAATAGTACGGATTGCAATTATGAGCCTTATCCTGAAAAAGGAAGTGAGGTTACGATATTATGTGGATTACCAGGTATGGGAAAAGATACCTTTATTCGCCAACATTGTGCAGATATTCCGATTGTAAGTTTAGATGATCTCCGTCGCCAGCATAATATTAAACCTGATAATAGAGATGCTAATGGTTGGATAGCACAGCAAGCAAAAGAACAAGCTCGTATTTATTTACGAGAGCATAAACCTTTTGTTTGGAACGCCACCAATATTACGCGAAAAATGCGAGATCAACTGATCTCTTTGTTTTATCGTTATAATGCAAAAGTCACCTTGGTTTATATTGAAGTTCCTTATGCGCAATGGCAGAGGCAAAATAATGCAAGAAATGAAGCTGTACCGACTAAAGTCATGGAACGAATGTTGAGTAAATTGGAAGTGCCCACACCAGAAGAAGCGCATAAAGTGATTTATTGGATCGAAGGGCAATCTCAGAGCATACTTTAA
- a CDS encoding DUF4878 domain-containing protein, giving the protein MLKKIVGSLFLIFTVMALSACGDKTDDPGQAAVAFVEAVAEGNGDKVISLIHLGDMEGDPRAEQFNSKFKMIVEETGKQVKKQGGLSKVEVISIEYSEDKNSAIVTLKTALKDGVEKNQAQEMINVDGKWKVAIK; this is encoded by the coding sequence ATGTTAAAGAAAATTGTAGGTTCTCTGTTTTTAATATTTACAGTCATGGCATTATCAGCTTGTGGTGATAAAACGGATGATCCAGGGCAGGCAGCAGTTGCATTTGTTGAAGCAGTTGCTGAAGGGAATGGGGATAAAGTCATTTCATTAATTCACTTAGGTGATATGGAAGGAGATCCAAGAGCTGAACAATTTAATAGCAAATTTAAAATGATTGTAGAAGAGACTGGAAAACAAGTTAAAAAGCAAGGTGGCTTGAGTAAAGTTGAAGTTATCAGTATTGAATATAGTGAAGATAAAAATAGTGCAATTGTGACATTAAAAACTGCATTAAAAGATGGTGTGGAAAAAAATCAAGCACAAGAGATGATTAATGTCGATGGTAAATGGAAAGTTGCCATCAAGTGA
- a CDS encoding YiiX/YebB-like N1pC/P60 family cysteine hydrolase encodes MESCHQVIVRTFNIFALFLVGAFYALALPHDLKNGDLVFRDGDEVISEIIKQVDKSGFSHVGMLWISDNGIQVIHSTPSEHHNIKDGVTVDSLEFFISRAKPNSVRFYQVKGSEEAREIAVQTALERVGENFSIHSGQGVYCTELVATAWLKAGVSISTGTRKLDMPFISDNPLIFPENLIDSENIIQYPQ; translated from the coding sequence ATGGAAAGTTGCCATCAAGTGATTGTTCGCACATTTAATATTTTCGCTTTATTCTTAGTGGGTGCATTTTATGCACTCGCTTTGCCTCATGACTTAAAGAACGGTGATTTGGTTTTTCGGGATGGGGATGAAGTTATTAGTGAGATAATTAAACAAGTTGATAAAAGCGGGTTTAGCCACGTAGGTATGCTGTGGATCTCTGATAACGGCATTCAAGTGATCCATTCAACACCCAGTGAACATCATAATATAAAAGATGGTGTTACTGTGGATAGTCTTGAATTTTTCATTAGTCGAGCAAAACCTAATTCAGTTCGTTTTTACCAAGTGAAAGGAAGTGAAGAAGCAAGAGAGATTGCGGTGCAAACCGCATTAGAACGAGTGGGTGAAAATTTTAGTATTCATTCTGGGCAAGGTGTTTATTGCACTGAGCTAGTTGCTACTGCATGGTTAAAAGCAGGGGTTTCTATTTCTACTGGTACTCGAAAATTAGATATGCCATTTATTTCAGATAATCCACTTATTTTTCCTGAAAATCTGATTGATTCTGAAAATATTATCCAATATCCCCAGTAA
- a CDS encoding ATP-binding cassette domain-containing protein — MLEIRSLTTGILKDVSLNVEKGTCLGISGTSGSGKTTLLNAIAGYTSYSGDIYLADKNINRQPVWLRSCRYLNQRLYLFPFMTVTQNLWLAQYGAKQKRSKERETAILEQMGIAHLAARYPHQISGGEQQRVALARALISQPKLLLLDEPFSSLDWETRYQLWDLIDSLKSKEITMIMVTHEPREIRALADKTVLLSKGQVVTENSML, encoded by the coding sequence ATGCTAGAAATTCGTTCATTAACAACGGGTATATTAAAAGATGTTTCGCTAAACGTAGAGAAAGGGACATGCTTAGGAATAAGTGGTACATCTGGAAGTGGTAAAACAACGCTTTTAAATGCGATAGCTGGATATACTTCATATTCTGGTGATATCTACCTTGCAGATAAAAATATAAATAGGCAACCAGTGTGGTTACGTTCTTGCCGATATTTAAATCAACGGCTTTATTTATTTCCGTTTATGACGGTGACACAAAATTTATGGCTAGCACAATATGGCGCAAAACAGAAACGAAGCAAGGAGAGAGAAACGGCGATATTAGAACAAATGGGAATTGCACATCTCGCAGCACGTTATCCTCATCAAATATCAGGAGGGGAACAACAACGCGTTGCACTGGCGAGAGCTCTTATCAGCCAACCCAAACTTTTACTACTGGATGAACCTTTTTCGAGTTTGGATTGGGAAACACGTTATCAGCTTTGGGATTTAATTGATTCCTTAAAATCTAAGGAAATAACGATGATCATGGTTACTCATGAGCCTCGTGAAATCAGAGCGCTAGCAGATAAAACGGTTTTATTGTCTAAAGGACAAGTTGTTACTGAAAATTCTATGCTATGA